A window of Verrucomicrobiia bacterium genomic DNA:
GCCTGCGTCAACTCCAGTCGGAGGAAGCCCCGGTCGAGTACAGCTTCAAGGTGGCCGACCATTGGTCCCATCGCCTTCTTGTCGCCCTGTTGCGACGGTACCAGATTCGCCCCTATCGGTACCCACGACAACGACACACCACAGTCATGGCCCGGGTCCCAAAAAAGTTCGTCGATGAGGTGCTCTGGCCAGAGTTCCAGGAATTGAGCCAGGTTCTCCGTCAGTACCTTGCGGACGTCACCGAGCGCGTGATCGCGACAGCCCTCGAACCGGACGCCTCGGACGTCGAGGAGCGCAGCGCGCCAGCGTCGCTCCCCGGATCCACTTCGGCGTCGTTTTAGCCCTGAGAACGAACCCGTTAATCCCCTTACAACCCCCTGCTGGTTGCCGGGCGATGGCCTTGGTAGAGTCCTGACATGAATCGGGTGGATCGGTTGCTCGCCCTGCTCCTTTTCCTGCAATCCCGCCGTGTCACCACCGCCGATCAGATGGCGCGGCACTTCGAGTTGAGCCTGCGGACCATCTACCGCGACCTCGCTGCCCTGGGCGAGATCGGGGTTCCCATCGTTGCCGAAGCGGGCGTCGGCTACACTCTGCGGCCGGGATTTCACCTTCCGCCGGTGAACTTCACGGCGGAGGAGGCCAATGCCCTGGTCACGGGGGGCATGCTGGTCGGACATCTCACCGATGCCTCGGTTCGCCCGCAGATGCAGTCGGCTCTGGCGAAGGTCCGGGCCATCCTGCCCCGCGAACAACAGGACCGTGCCATTCGACTGGAACGGGCGATGACCTTGACGGCCACGGTCAATGCGCCCGAGCAAGCCGGTCTCGGTCTCCTCCAGCGGGCATTGGCGGAACTGAGGGTCCTGCAGTTCACCTACCAGGCTCCAAGCCAATCGGAGCCAACGAAACGGACAGTCGAACCCCTGGGCCTCATCCGTTACCTCGAACGCTGGCACCTCATCGCATGGTGCCGGACCCGCCGGAGCCTCCGTGATTTTCGGACGGACCGAATGGACAAGGTTACCCTGTCGAGCCAGACCTTTGCACCGAAGGAGGAGTTCTCCCTCCGCGATTATGTTCGATCCATGCCCCAACCGGCGTTGAGAGCACGAGTCCGGTTCACACCGTCCGCTGCCGACCGGGCGAAACGCGAATGGTGGCCGGGGATTGTCGAGGAATGCCCAACGCCAGGGGGCGTGATCCTGACGTTGGCAGCCGTCGAGTGGGAGCCCTTGGTGGGATGGCTTCTCTCCCTGGGGCGGAATGCCTCCGTCATCGCCCCGGAGGCATTGCGTTCGTCGCTGGTGGAGGCAGCCCGTCATGCGGCGTTGCATCACGAACAGGAAGTTGAAGGCTCCTGACACAGGGTTGTCAGCGCCGCGAGCTAGGTTCTTCGCATGCGTGAACGAACCTGCAAGAACCCCCATCGGATGCTCGTGGCGCTGGCGCTGGCGGCGGTGCCCATGATTCTCGGATGTGGCACTGCCCGCCAGGTGGCGACGCCCGGAAGGTTCCATCACATCGGCCTCGTCTGGTTGAAGGAGCCGGGCAACGTGGAGCACCGCCAGAGGATCATCTCTGCGGCGCATGGGTTCGCGGGCGCGATACCCGAAGTCCAATCCATCTCGGTTGGCCAGT
This region includes:
- a CDS encoding YafY family transcriptional regulator: MNRVDRLLALLLFLQSRRVTTADQMARHFELSLRTIYRDLAALGEIGVPIVAEAGVGYTLRPGFHLPPVNFTAEEANALVTGGMLVGHLTDASVRPQMQSALAKVRAILPREQQDRAIRLERAMTLTATVNAPEQAGLGLLQRALAELRVLQFTYQAPSQSEPTKRTVEPLGLIRYLERWHLIAWCRTRRSLRDFRTDRMDKVTLSSQTFAPKEEFSLRDYVRSMPQPALRARVRFTPSAADRAKREWWPGIVEECPTPGGVILTLAAVEWEPLVGWLLSLGRNASVIAPEALRSSLVEAARHAALHHEQEVEGS
- a CDS encoding Dabb family protein, giving the protein MLVALALAAVPMILGCGTARQVATPGRFHHIGLVWLKEPGNVEHRQRIISAAHGFAGAIPEVQSISVGQSPPSTSPYVDSSFDICLIIQFEDKAAMDRYARHPVHEKAAQETFLPLSQRLLFYDFIAE